Proteins from a genomic interval of Armatimonadota bacterium:
- the rpsL gene encoding 30S ribosomal protein S12, producing MPTIHQLVRKGRKRQQTRVRPTVRWALGWNFNTKRRRYVRVPGPLKRGVCTRVYTVGPRKPNSALRKVARVRLTNRIEVTAYVPGEGHNLQEHSVVLIRGGSVKDLAGIRYHIVRGVLDTSGVEARRQGRSKYGAKRPK from the coding sequence TTGCCGACTATCCATCAGCTAGTCAGAAAGGGCCGCAAGCGCCAGCAGACGCGGGTGCGCCCGACCGTGCGCTGGGCGCTGGGGTGGAACTTCAACACCAAGCGGCGCAGGTACGTGCGGGTGCCGGGTCCGCTCAAGCGGGGGGTGTGCACGCGCGTATATACTGTAGGCCCAAGGAAGCCCAACTCGGCGCTGCGCAAGGTCGCCCGCGTGCGGTTGACCAATCGCATCGAAGTCACCGCCTACGTCCCCGGTGAAGGGCACAACCTGCAAGAGCACTCGGTAGTCCTCATCCGCGGCGGAAGCGTCAAGGATCTCGCCGGGATTCGCTATCATATCGTGCGCGGGGTCTTGGATACCTCCGGCGTCGAGGCGCGCCGGCAGGGGCGGTCAAAATACGGGGCCAAACGGCCCAAGTAA
- the rpsG gene encoding 30S ribosomal protein S7 has product MPRKGPAPRRQVRPDPLFNSWLVTQFVNKLLLRGKRSTAEGIFYGALQIIGGRGKDPLAVFGQALRNTMPVLEVRPRRVGGATYQVPIEVRPTRRVDLGMRWLIQSARGRAGRTMDGRLAAELMDAADGQGASVKKREDTHRMAEANKAFAHYRW; this is encoded by the coding sequence ATGCCGCGAAAGGGCCCTGCACCGCGCCGACAAGTAAGGCCGGATCCGCTGTTCAACAGCTGGCTGGTGACACAGTTCGTCAACAAGCTGCTGTTGCGCGGCAAGCGCAGCACCGCGGAAGGCATATTCTACGGGGCGCTGCAGATCATTGGCGGGCGCGGCAAGGATCCACTGGCGGTGTTCGGGCAGGCGCTGCGCAACACCATGCCGGTGCTGGAGGTGCGGCCGCGCCGGGTGGGGGGCGCGACCTACCAGGTGCCGATTGAGGTACGCCCGACGCGGCGCGTGGACCTGGGCATGCGCTGGCTCATCCAGAGCGCGCGCGGGCGGGCGGGCCGGACTATGGATGGCAGATTGGCGGCGGAGCTGATGGACGCCGCAGACGGCCAGGGCGCTTCGGTCAAGAAGCGAGAGGATACCCATAGGATGGCGGAAGCCAACAAGGCCTTCGCCCACTACCGCTGGTAG
- a CDS encoding M48 family metalloprotease: GGQATPAEVEMGKQAAQEIEKELQVADDPAAAERLDRIVACLRPYTQRPAIDYQAKLLARGGINAFSLPGGHIYITQSLLEAVESEDELAAVIAHEMAHVALGHGIELARREAKINNKAALAVLAAVLAGKNVDPGNVIIVASLVRTGLLSGYSREAELEADANAVIYLRRAGYHPVAVLTVVEGLARMELTHPNVELGIFQTHPYPEERARATLRQLQAMGLPTNARPVLGTLTTTSEAVERDGRTIGRVTLDDFAVFEPAVADGDLTPLQRAAQAAAALNRLVFDDLRMYEVRSVVAPNRALVLGRGATLLTILPGDAEFHHATLADLAAKAEANIKLALWQEAVRRAF; encoded by the coding sequence GGGCGGCCAGGCCACTCCCGCAGAAGTGGAAATGGGCAAGCAGGCCGCCCAGGAGATCGAAAAGGAGCTCCAGGTCGCGGACGACCCCGCGGCCGCCGAGCGCCTTGACCGGATCGTCGCGTGCCTGCGCCCTTACACCCAGCGCCCCGCCATCGACTACCAGGCCAAGCTCCTGGCGCGTGGCGGCATCAACGCCTTCTCCCTGCCCGGAGGCCACATCTACATCACCCAATCGCTGCTGGAGGCGGTGGAATCCGAGGACGAGCTGGCGGCGGTGATCGCCCACGAGATGGCCCACGTCGCCCTCGGCCACGGCATCGAGCTCGCCCGCCGCGAGGCCAAGATAAACAACAAAGCGGCGCTGGCGGTGCTGGCGGCGGTGCTGGCGGGCAAGAATGTTGATCCCGGCAACGTGATCATCGTCGCCTCGCTGGTGCGCACGGGGCTGCTCAGCGGCTACAGCCGCGAGGCGGAGCTGGAAGCGGACGCCAACGCTGTCATCTACCTGCGGCGGGCAGGTTACCACCCGGTGGCGGTGCTGACGGTGGTGGAGGGGCTGGCGCGCATGGAGCTCACCCACCCCAACGTCGAGCTCGGCATCTTCCAGACCCACCCCTACCCCGAGGAGCGCGCGCGCGCGACTCTGCGGCAGCTGCAAGCGATGGGGCTGCCCACCAACGCGCGCCCGGTGCTGGGGACCCTGACCACCACCTCGGAAGCGGTGGAGCGGGACGGTCGCACCATCGGACGCGTCACCCTCGACGACTTCGCCGTCTTCGAGCCGGCGGTGGCGGACGGCGACCTCACACCGCTACAGCGCGCGGCGCAGGCGGCCGCCGCGCTCAACCGGCTGGTGTTCGATGACCTGCGCATGTACGAGGTGCGCAGCGTTGTGGCGCCGAACCGCGCGCTGGTGCTGGGGCGGGGAGCGACGCTGCTGACCATCCTGCCCGGTGACGCCGAGTTCCACCATGCCACCCTCGCCGACCTCGCCGCCAAGGCCGAGGCCAACATCAAGCTCGCGCTGTGGCAGGAAGCCGTGCGCCGGGCGTTCTAG
- the fusA gene encoding elongation factor G, whose protein sequence is MARDFPLDKTRNIGIAAHIDAGKTTTTERILFYTGKVHRMGEVDEGAATMDWMPQEQERGITITSAATTCFWRDHQINIIDTPGHVDFTVEVERSLRVLDGVVAIFCAVGGVQPQSETVWRQANKYRVPRVAYINKLDRAGAGFHRILHGMRQRLGCRVVAVQLPIGSEADFQGVIDLVRMRALYYPEESGTTVEEREVPPELMERAQRFREAMLEAAAESDEQLMERYLDSGELPPEQIRAGLRIGTLRYNMVPVLCGASLRNKAVQPLIDAIVDYLPSPLEVPEVQGLDPATGQTVTRRADDDEPFAALAFKIRSDPYVGRLTYLRAYSGALRKGQQVLNANQGRRQRIGRILRMHANHREDLAEIHAGDIVAAVGLNGVATGDTLCDEHQPVVFESIHFPEPVISVAIEPRTQADRERLSEALARLTGEDPTFRLRVDQDTGQTIVSGMGELHLEIIVDRLLREFNVAASVGRPQVSYREALTGTAEGEGRFVRQSGGHGQYGQVTLRVAPAPGGGIEFDNRVTGGEIPKEFIPAVERGVRGAMEGGVLAGYPMTDVKVTLLGGSYHEVDSSEIAFEIAGAMAFRDAAGRAQPMLKEPIMKVEVVVGEDRLGDVIGDLNGRRADIQGMEPSPGGTQTVRALVPLAEMFGYATALRSLTQGRATYTMEPSHYQQVPAQIADQLLAHTVHA, encoded by the coding sequence ATGGCACGCGATTTTCCGCTAGACAAGACGCGAAATATAGGCATCGCCGCCCACATAGACGCGGGCAAGACCACCACCACCGAGCGCATCTTGTTCTACACCGGCAAGGTGCACCGCATGGGCGAGGTGGACGAGGGGGCGGCAACCATGGACTGGATGCCGCAGGAGCAGGAGCGCGGCATCACCATCACCTCCGCCGCCACCACCTGCTTCTGGCGCGACCACCAGATCAACATCATTGACACCCCCGGCCACGTGGATTTCACGGTGGAGGTGGAGCGTTCGCTGCGCGTCCTCGACGGCGTGGTCGCGATCTTCTGCGCCGTGGGCGGCGTCCAGCCCCAGTCCGAGACCGTCTGGCGCCAGGCCAACAAGTACCGCGTCCCGCGCGTTGCCTACATCAACAAGCTCGATCGCGCGGGCGCCGGCTTTCATCGCATCCTGCACGGCATGCGCCAGCGCCTGGGCTGCCGGGTGGTGGCGGTGCAGCTACCTATCGGCTCGGAGGCCGACTTCCAGGGCGTGATTGACCTGGTGCGCATGCGCGCCCTCTACTACCCCGAGGAGTCGGGCACCACGGTGGAGGAGCGCGAGGTCCCGCCGGAGCTGATGGAGCGCGCGCAGCGCTTCCGCGAAGCGATGCTGGAAGCGGCGGCGGAGAGTGACGAGCAGCTAATGGAGCGCTATCTGGACAGTGGCGAGCTGCCCCCGGAGCAGATTCGCGCCGGGCTGCGCATCGGCACCCTGCGCTACAATATGGTGCCGGTGCTGTGCGGCGCCTCCTTGCGCAACAAGGCCGTGCAGCCACTGATTGACGCGATCGTGGATTACCTGCCGTCGCCGCTGGAGGTACCGGAGGTGCAGGGGCTCGATCCCGCCACCGGCCAGACCGTCACCCGCCGCGCGGACGATGACGAACCATTCGCCGCGCTCGCCTTCAAGATTCGCTCCGATCCGTATGTCGGCCGCTTGACCTACCTGCGCGCCTACAGCGGCGCCCTGCGCAAGGGGCAGCAGGTGCTGAATGCCAACCAGGGCCGCCGCCAGCGCATCGGCCGCATCCTGCGCATGCACGCCAATCACCGCGAAGATTTGGCCGAGATCCACGCCGGCGACATCGTCGCCGCCGTCGGTCTCAACGGCGTCGCCACCGGCGATACCCTGTGCGACGAGCACCAGCCGGTGGTGTTCGAGAGCATCCATTTCCCGGAGCCGGTAATCTCCGTCGCCATCGAGCCGCGCACCCAGGCCGATCGCGAGCGCCTGAGCGAGGCGCTGGCGCGGCTTACCGGCGAGGACCCGACCTTCCGCTTGCGCGTCGACCAGGACACGGGCCAGACCATCGTCTCCGGCATGGGCGAGCTGCACCTCGAGATCATCGTCGATCGCCTGCTGCGCGAGTTCAACGTCGCCGCCAGTGTCGGCCGCCCCCAGGTGTCCTACCGCGAGGCGCTCACCGGCACCGCCGAGGGCGAGGGCCGGTTCGTGCGCCAGAGCGGGGGCCACGGCCAATACGGCCAGGTCACGCTGCGGGTCGCGCCCGCTCCCGGTGGAGGAATCGAATTCGACAACCGCGTCACGGGCGGCGAGATCCCCAAGGAGTTCATCCCCGCGGTGGAGCGGGGGGTGCGGGGGGCGATGGAGGGCGGCGTGCTCGCGGGCTACCCGATGACTGACGTCAAGGTGACCCTGCTCGGCGGCAGCTATCACGAGGTGGATTCGAGCGAGATCGCGTTTGAAATCGCGGGGGCGATGGCCTTTCGCGATGCCGCCGGGCGCGCGCAGCCGATGCTCAAGGAACCGATCATGAAGGTGGAGGTGGTGGTGGGCGAGGACCGCCTGGGGGACGTCATCGGCGACCTCAACGGCCGTCGCGCCGACATCCAGGGCATGGAGCCAAGCCCGGGCGGGACGCAGACCGTGCGCGCGCTGGTGCCCCTGGCCGAGATGTTCGGCTATGCCACCGCCTTGCGCTCGCTCACCCAGGGGCGCGCCACCTATACCATGGAGCCATCACACTACCAGCAGGTTCCCGCGCAGATCGCGGATCAACTGCTCGCACATACGGTGCACGCATAG